The genome window tgaCTTGTTGCTTAAACTAAAGAAGCGGAAtaaaagttagaagcaagttaagacttataagttattaaatttttttgtaaaagagGTAGAAGTCGTGAAAGAATATCtaacattctcaactttttataGGTGCTTTAGCTTTTTACACAAATGGGTCAAGAAGAGCGGAAGCTACTTTTAAACACATGCTTCTTGTAAGCAAACAGACACAGTATTCACAACTTGTTATAActacttcttgactttttatacaaacggtacgaacaagtgattttaatttataaacccAGAAGTCGGGCTTAACCCGGCCAAACACTAGGTAAAGTTTTCTTTTCTAGCAATGTTTACTCAATGGACCGGGCCAACAGAACCATCCAGCAAAGACCGATTAACTTTGGCCCTCGATTTGCAATTACTGAATACAAGTTCTCTGAAATTCAGATCAGTGATTTGGATTTGTATACTTGAACACCAACACCATACAAATTTGGTATGACTATTCGATGCAACTTGTTATTGCATAAAGCATAAGTGCACCGCACAAGTAAAGTGAAAACTGTTCAAGGATTAAGATAACAAATTCTAGATctcatgattaaaaaaaaaaaaaactcctaTTACATCAAATATTCCACAAATCGTACAGTACATCATTCTCTTGTATCAATTGCAAAGGAGATAAATAATGTAGTATATACAACCTTCAGAACATTGTACTTAAAAGATGATCCTGTGCACTAATGTTGATGCTAAATATATACTATGTAGAGCTCTCAACACATTTAGGTATCTCCTAGCTATCCAAGATATGTGCTAACAAAAGTTAAATTTTGTGTTTCGGTTGTAGAGAATGCAACGGAATGAAATAAATTGTTGGGAAATAAGGGGGGTAGGGGTGaataatttgaaaagaaaagGAGCTCAGTACCATTTGTCGAGGATTAGAACTTAAAGAAAATGATTGGtggagaatggagcattccttcaaATTGAGGAAGGATGAAAATTTCGAATATTTAGCTCACTACAgttcaaatttaatttcatcATACCCAACTTTTTTTCATCCCAACCAGATACGACATAGGCATTTCACTTTAACCAATCCGGTCCAGTGGTTTTGCAGAATTCGCGAACGTCGCACTCTTATCAAAACCATCAGACAAAAGAATGTGTACTGCTTCTACCcccttttgaaatgtaaattccAACTAGTAATAACACAAGAATTTGAACTTTAAAATTCATATAGACATATAATTTTCTACAGACTTGCAATTGTATTACTAACCTCTTCAGATTCTAGATTGCTAAATGCACGAAGAACGAAGTTAAATGCTTCAATACTCCCAGAAGGCCGCCCAATGCCTACAAACAGACacttataaagtttaaataaacACAGAGACATTGAATTCAGATACAATCTAGAATTACCTATTCTTAGACGATTAAATTCACGCCTGCCTCCAAGGTGATGTATCACACTCTTCATCCTGGAAcggaaaaaggaaaaagaacaTTTTAGAGTGCAGAAGCAATGTCTTCCTGACCACCTACTTAATTTCATCGAGGCAACGATTTAGGCTCTACAAGTTTTGCTATACTTGGGACAAATATACTCAAAGCAGGATTGCATTTAAGTAATTTCAAAAAACAGTTAAATTTAAAAACCCTGTATATATACTTAGGTGCCCCTTGTCTAtgaatttttgtttatttttaaacaaattttagaaTTAGAGCAACTAGTACAAAGGAAATAAAGGTACCCATTATGCCCTCCATGTCCACCTTTGGACAATAATCGCAGCTTTGCGAAAGGAAGATCTAAGTCGTCATATATCTGAAAATAACGGATCATGAATTTAGAGGCCTGTGTAAGATGATTCTACTAGGGGGGAGTGATAAAATGCTATACCAAAAGAACTTGCTTTAAGGGGATCTTGTAATATGACACAATTGCTCCAACCTGGAAATTAGCATGCAAGTTCAACAGTTAGTTATGTCACACTGTATATGTGTCCGCGTTAAATTTTTAGAACAAGGAGCTCACTTACAGACTGACCGCTAGCATTCATGAAAGTCTGTGGTTTACATAGTATGACAGGAACGTTTCCAATATGCCCTGGAGGAAATAAGGAAAATAGGCAGTACATTAAGAACACGACACTACCAAGTACACCACTACATGACACACAACTACACAAGACACTTCCTGAGCAAGTACGCGGtaattaaaaacttattttagGGATAGATTAAGTGCATTTCTGTGCAAGAGTATGGTGTGTTTTTCATTTGCCAAACAATTTGATTTGTGCTAGATGTTTATGGGATCGATAGCCAAGAGCGTGCCCTCTGTgacatcaaatttaaaaaaagttaaatgcAGCTCAAACCAAAATCACCTTCTCCAAGTAAAGACTTAAAGGAACCACTGGTCAAGGAAATCCCTTCAGCATTTGCTATTCTATCTACCATCTCAAAACCTACCTGTACAGTAGTATAATACAttcaatttcataatatatcaAACAAGGTAATGCACAGCCAACATACACAAACAAAACTCTCCGGTAATTTCAACAAAATCCTCATAATATCCGATAAACATCATAACTTTCATAGCACCTAAATGTTATCTCATACAAGCTCTCTAGTTAACAGACCATCAACGAACAAAGAAAACCCCCAATAAAAATCTCCTGCAACGAgcaaataatattcaaaaacctTAATGTTAAAGCATCCGCAATCCGAGAATGAAAACACTAAATTCTCAGCTAGAGGTCTACAACATGCAATCTCAATGTACCATATAAATCATACCAAAGTATTATAGATCATACCAAATTGTACTAGAGTTTCTTAGTTCATATAAAACACAAGCAATGTCAAAattcaatattataataatcgCATAACTCGAACTTCTCTCAtatcatacatatacatatataatacaatTAAAGTGGCGCGTGAGAACAGTTTTAGCGTGAAAACACGGAAAACGAGTACTGACGTTATGACGAGTGCCTTTAAAAACAAAGCCGCGATTTCCAAGGCCAACAATCAGCCACGGTGACGGTGGAGGTGTAGATTCCGCCGTGGAAGAGGTGGAGGGCTGAGCTTCCTCCGACATAAATCTCAATTTATTCGACTTTAAATTCTTCAAATTCAAACCGATTTTAAGGGATTTAAAAGACGAAGAATATGAGAAACGCGTAGAGATTTGAATTCTAATGCTTGGAATTATGACTAAAACCATTTCCTTTGACACTCAATTGTAAAGCTTTCGTGTGAACAGAGGAAATTATTGGAGTGCattgaattgagattttaaagcattttatGAAATCCGTGGGTATTTGATTGATattgtttgaaatctattaaaatcttgagatattcaattaggattttaaattatgctaaaaaatctggtggtattcaattgaaattttaaattatgctttaaaatccgatggtatttaattaggattgtttaaaatccattaaaatatgatggtatccaaatgctaatggatttttttggatttcataaaatgatggattttgtgggattcttcggtgtattttaagttttttgagatcccaccaaaatcaatgggattttgaagcattgcgtttaaatcctatcaactctgctaggggtgtaaatgagccgagtcgagccgaactctagagtgctcgtgtatcgtttgttaccgagtcgagccgaactctagagtgctcgtgtatcgtttgttaaaaaattagcgaactcgaactcgagctcgagcttggatcgagtcaaaaatattgtttgaggatcgactcattaaggaataactctgttcacgaacggctcacgaaccgctcacgaacatgtctcacgagcttTTGCTCACGACCGCTCATTAACTTACGCTCACGAACTTGTCTCATAAATCACCAACCGCTCATGAATTGTGTTTTATCAACTCTGCtaggggtgtaaatgagccgagtcgagccgaactctagagtgctcgtgtatcgtttgttaCTGAGTCGAGCCGAACTCTagagtgctcgtgtatcgtttgtcaaaaaattagcgaactcgaactcaagctcgagcttggatcgagtcaaaaatattgtttgaggatcgactcattaaggaataactctgttcacgaacggctcacgaacatgtctcacgagcttTTGCTCACGACCGCTCATTAACTTACGCTCACGAACTTGTCTCGTGAATCACCAACCGCTCATGAATTGTGTTCACGAGCTTGTTccttataaaattttgtttaggcTTTTTGTGTGCTCGTTCAAATATACAGCTCcttataaaattttgttcacGTGAGTTTTAAGATCACTCAATTCTAACTTGTAAAACTCAATTTATAGTCGAAACGGTTAGTAGACAGGAGTCTTTTCttaattcttatttatattatagattTCCATTGcactctaaattttttttattcattattagATATTGATATATTATGTATGTGTGTGAAATTTTCCTTGCAAAAGTGTTcggaaatatttttgaaaaaaaatattggatgccgaaattaattttaatttcaacatAATAATTTGGacaattttcctttttttcGACAGTTTGttgtcaaatatattaatttcgacAGGTTATTTTCGATAACCATTAATTTCGACAACTCTTCgtcgaatttaatttttataaaaaatatctagtcgaaattaaaaaaaaattagtagtgtttttcaaaaaaggttaattatcaaactcatcactgaagtcgacaaatggtatcaaactcatcactgatctccacgagGTCTCAAGTGACTCACTAAAgtcgcttaatggtatcaaactcatcactgccgttaaaaaaccTAACAGAACTTTAGACGGAATGACACATTGGCGGTTGACGTGGCACGTTAATAAAAAAGAcggaagaaaaacaaatgaaagaaaataaaaaagaaaaagtagaaaatagaaagaaagaaagtaaacaaGAGTAAAACATATGTGTTGTTTTTGGATCCATCTTTCATTTAACCTTtaaacattactccctccgtcctcctgagttatatacattgggtgacggggacgcggcacggactttaatgctcctgtaaagtatagttctataacttatttttaagatttttcttttctgaataaaaatttgaatgttatattcttattcaaaaaaagaaaattttaaaaataaattatagatctatattttataagagcattgaagtgcgtgtcgagcagtgaaaaagaaacgtatagaattaaatgggacggagggagtatgtgttgtttttggaaatttgaacaatgtatgctgctttatatgttaaatttacatatatttttattttcatatttttatttggtacaagaaactccaaaagaaaatttaaaaatattttttgccaacaataattattataattattaaaagagaaaacatttcaatattattttaaaataattataatctaataaaaaacataaaagttaatcttaattgtttagttaattatatattaaaatttagttccatgcatttatttagataattatatcttaaaagtaatttaataaaaagattgcatactttatttccatGTAAACTTATGTGGCATGCCACATGTCAAACCCTACAGTCAATATGTGTCATTCCGTCTAAATTCTGTTAGGTTTTTTAAAgtgcagtgatgagtttgataccattaagcgacTTTAGTTAGTGAgccacttgagaccccgtggaaataagtgatgagtttgatactatTTGTCcatttcattttcaaaaaaagagaaaacttgtataataaaatatgtggatAAAAAAACTTGTCTCGGTCTTTTGATTAACATACGGGGATTTAAGCTTCTTATATTGCTCAGAAGCTTTTTAACTTTAGCGTTATAATCTTCAAGTTCTCCCATTTCTCAATATTGGTATAGTCATGTCCATGTGTCATCTCACCAAGATCTTCTGGTTCAGATATTACATTGGATCTTTGAATTTTAAGTGAAGTATATACAAGGTAAATTGAAGGTATAGAAGTGAAGAATACCCGCAAATGGTATAAACTTCTTTCTAGCTTGCTGATATTCTTCCCAAAAGTATGCTAAAATTTTATACAGTAGTAGCTATCCTTTAGAATTTAAGTAAATAATAGTCTCAgcaaaatttcattaatatattaGCGAGCGAAGTTCTGAATCCATAAACATTGCACTAGGTGCAACACAAGCCCAAAAGAACTTAGGAATAAGTCTTTTGCGAGGATTCCCAACCAGGCACATCATCCTTTTTTCAATCAGACTTTTGTTAAGGTGGATCTGCATTCTaagtcatactccctccgtcacaCGTAGTGTTTGCATTCACTGtttacacgcattttaaaacccctatagtgggtgtttgtttaaTACTTATAAGTCTAGCTTCTGGgattataagcacttattcataccgtttgtgtaataagtcaagaagcacttataaaaactaggaatgctagcatttgtttcagggtttctccttattttccaaacactttaatcacttatatgtcttatcttgcttctaacttctactccacttaatCATTTTAaccaagaagcacttattttaaa of Daucus carota subsp. sativus chromosome 3, DH1 v3.0, whole genome shotgun sequence contains these proteins:
- the LOC108211481 gene encoding peptidyl-tRNA hydrolase, chloroplastic; translation: MVLVIIPSIRIQISTRFSYSSSFKSLKIGLNLKNLKSNKLRFMSEEAQPSTSSTAESTPPPSPWLIVGLGNRGFVFKGTRHNVGFEMVDRIANAEGISLTSGSFKSLLGEGHIGNVPVILCKPQTFMNASGQSVGAIVSYYKIPLKQVLLIYDDLDLPFAKLRLLSKGGHGGHNGMKSVIHHLGGRREFNRLRIGIGRPSGSIEAFNFVLRAFSNLESEELEFTFQKGVEAVHILLSDGFDKSATFANSAKPLDRIG